CAGTCTGATTATGGAACAAATGATCGGCATGACAGACACGGCCTTTCTGGGACGTGTGGGAGAAATCGAACTGGGAGCTTCTGCTATCGCAGGAGTATACTATCTTGCCATCTTTATGATGGCATTCGGCTTCAGCATTGGTGCGCAGATATTAATTGCCCGCCGCAACGGAGAAGGAAATTACAAGGAAATCGGACCGATTTTCTATCAGGGCATTTATTTCCTGCTTGCCATGGCAGTGATTTTATTCACGTTCTCCATCGTATTTTCACCACATATCTTAAAGAATATCATATCGTCTCCTCACATTTACGATGCAGCCGAAAGTTATATTCACTGGCGTGTGTACGGTTTCTTCTTCTCTTTTATCATGGTCATGTTCCGCGCCTTCTTTGTAGGTACGACACAAACCAAAACACTGACACTGAACTCTATTGTGATGGTGCTTTCAAACGTAGTATTCAACTATATCCTGATCTTCGGTAAATTCGGTTTCCCGCAACTGGGAATTGCCGGCGCTGCCATCGGTTCGTCACTGGCCGAAATGGTATCGGTGATTTTCTTTACCATCTATACCTGGAAACGGATTGACTGCAAGAAATATGCGTTGAACATATTGCCCAAATTCCATGGAAAAACACTGAAACGCATACTGAATGTTTCTGTGTGGACAATGATTCAGAATTTCGTTTCTTTATCCACTTGGTTCATGTTCTTCCTGTTTGTGGAACATTTGGGAGAGCGGTCATTAGCGATTGCCAATATCATCCGCAACGTGTCGGGGATACCGTTTATGATTGCAATGGCATTTGCTTCCACCTGCGGTTCACTGGTAAGTAACCTGATCGGTGCAGGCGAACAGGATTGTGTACGGGGAACTATCAAGCAACATATCCGTATCGGATATATCTTTGTATTGCCGATCCTAGCGTTTTTCTGCTTATTCCCGGATCTGATTCTGCGCATTTATACAGACATCCCGGATCTAAGAGCGGCATCCGTACCTTCACTGTGGGTACTGTGTTCTGCCTATCTGGTGCTGGTGCCTGCCAATGTTTATTTCCAATCGGTATCAGGTACGGGAAATACGCGGACTGCATTGGCTATGGAACTTTGTGTACTGGCTATCTATGTCACATACTCTGCATATTTCATCATGTATCTGCGAATGGATGTCGCATTTGCCTGGACAACGGAATGTGTGTACGGTACTTTTATACTGTTGTTCTGCTACTGGTATATGAAGAAAGGAAACTGGCAGAAAAAAAAGATTTAAGAATTTATTCCTTTATGAACCATTATGAACTTGATTTAAATAGGACAACCTCCTACCTTTGTATCAAACATTAAAAAAACTAATCATTATGAAATTGCATCTATTAGGGGGAAGTTGTCTTTTGGCACTATTAAGTGCTTGTTCGGCAGGGGAAGAGGAGCAAACAAAGATACCTGAAGTACCTGTAAAACAGATTCCCATCACATTGAATTGTGTAGCAAGTAATGTAAGTGTCAACGCAAAAGAAAGCGTTCATACTCGCGTCACTGACTGGGGCTATGAGAGCCAGGACAAAATCGGATTGTATGTCGTGAACTACAACGGCACAACACCGGGAACATTGCAAAACAACGGCAATCATGTGAATAACATGAGATTCACGTATGGCAGCGACGGTACATGGACACCGGACAAAGAAATCTTTTGGAAAGATGAAAACACCAAGGCGGATTTCTACTGTTATTTTCCGTATGCTACACTTTCGGACATTTCCGCACATTCTTTCTCTGTGAAAGAAGATCAGTCTACTGAACAGGCTTACAAGGCAAGTGAATTCCTGTACGGCAAGACTTCGGGAGTGGCACCTACGGAAGATGCTGTCAGCATTACGACCAAGCATATTTTCAGTTGTGCAGTTATCAACGTGAAGGCAGGCAACGGATTCACAGACGAAATTCTGGCACAATCGACCATAAGCGTAAAGATGAACGGAATAAAGACCGGAGCAACTGTCAACCTCACCAACGGCACAGCTACGGCAACGGGAACAGCCAAAACAATTCTTCCGCTCGAAAATGGAAATAACCGTTCGTACAAAGCGCTGGTTGTACCTCAAACAGCTTCGGGAGATAATTTCATCACCGTCAATATTGATGGCAGAGACTTCAATCTCAACAAGGAATTTACTTTCGTCGGAGGAAAAAGGCATACTTTCTCCGTAACCGTGAGCAAGACTAGCAATGGTATTAATGTCGGCATTGGGGCTTGGGAAGATGACGATATAGATAATGGTGGCGTAGCCGAATAAAACAGACAGACGTATGAGAAGAGAATGGCATAAATATATAGTATTCAGTGCTGTATCGGCATTGGTGCTTATGTCGTGCAACGACAATGAAATAACGGAAGGTGTCTCACGGAGACAGGACTCGAATGTCATATCCCTGTCGGGAGAAATAGATCAGGTGGCAGTGACCCGTGTCAATGACAATGGTTTCTGCGATGGCGACATCATGGGCGTATATATCGTTGACTATAACGGGAACACACCGGGAACATTGGCAAACAACGGTAACCGGGGAACGAATGTTCCGCACACTTTTGATGAAGCGGCCTATAAGTGGAACTCTGCCTACGACGTCTACTGGAAGGACGACCGGACACATGTTGATATCTATGGATATTACCCATACGGCACGCCAACGGATGTAAATGCATATACATTTGAAGTACAAAAAGATCAAACGAAAAATAATGGGGATGAAATGGGAAGTTACGAAGCAAGTGACTTCCTTTGGGGAAAGGCAGCGGACGTAGCACCTACGGAAAAAGTAATCCGACTGCCATTGCGGCACAAGATGAGTAATGCCCGCATTACCTTGAAAGAGGGCGAGGGATTCGCCGAAGGAGCATGGATAGAACTGGAGAAACAAGTACTGGTTCTGAACACCAAGCGTAGTTCGGTGATTGACCTCGCCACGGGTAATGTGACTGCTACAGGCGAAGTTGCCAAGACAGGGACTATCCCATTCTGTAAAGACAATGAATTCCGCGCCATTGTGGTTCCA
The Bacteroides luhongzhouii DNA segment above includes these coding regions:
- the bexA gene encoding multidrug efflux MATE transporter BexA yields the protein MKTKYSYKQIWTITYPILISLIMEQMIGMTDTAFLGRVGEIELGASAIAGVYYLAIFMMAFGFSIGAQILIARRNGEGNYKEIGPIFYQGIYFLLAMAVILFTFSIVFSPHILKNIISSPHIYDAAESYIHWRVYGFFFSFIMVMFRAFFVGTTQTKTLTLNSIVMVLSNVVFNYILIFGKFGFPQLGIAGAAIGSSLAEMVSVIFFTIYTWKRIDCKKYALNILPKFHGKTLKRILNVSVWTMIQNFVSLSTWFMFFLFVEHLGERSLAIANIIRNVSGIPFMIAMAFASTCGSLVSNLIGAGEQDCVRGTIKQHIRIGYIFVLPILAFFCLFPDLILRIYTDIPDLRAASVPSLWVLCSAYLVLVPANVYFQSVSGTGNTRTALAMELCVLAIYVTYSAYFIMYLRMDVAFAWTTECVYGTFILLFCYWYMKKGNWQKKKI
- a CDS encoding fimbrillin family protein gives rise to the protein MKLHLLGGSCLLALLSACSAGEEEQTKIPEVPVKQIPITLNCVASNVSVNAKESVHTRVTDWGYESQDKIGLYVVNYNGTTPGTLQNNGNHVNNMRFTYGSDGTWTPDKEIFWKDENTKADFYCYFPYATLSDISAHSFSVKEDQSTEQAYKASEFLYGKTSGVAPTEDAVSITTKHIFSCAVINVKAGNGFTDEILAQSTISVKMNGIKTGATVNLTNGTATATGTAKTILPLENGNNRSYKALVVPQTASGDNFITVNIDGRDFNLNKEFTFVGGKRHTFSVTVSKTSNGINVGIGAWEDDDIDNGGVAE